From a single Zygotorulaspora mrakii chromosome 2, complete sequence genomic region:
- a CDS encoding bifunctional triacylglycerol lipase/ester hydrolase (similar to Saccharomyces cerevisiae YPR147C; ancestral locus Anc_3.488): MNIETYPHSQYPTSILHIEPHNAHAAKLDSPLFVWIPGNPGLLEYYEEMLKMIHRNNPEWEILGISHAGMSPGNPLLGKGSKNTKIYTLEEQIEHKIEVVNNFSSPGRPILIMGHSVGAYIIQKVIISKCLIGRVIKLGMLTPTIIDIHTSEKGVLFTKLFRWVKNLPQLAAWGSDLLFNKIVPRFCIKPFLSFVMGCKRDSRAVDASSLLLHNSGFVMQALGLAQYEMEIIRSDWQFQRELLDLCRTEDISIWLLFGNSDHWVSDETRRQLIHFYQEVHVRPNISIQVSSVIPHSFVIDHSQYVVDNYF, encoded by the coding sequence ATGAATATAGAGACGTATCCGCATTCACAGTATCCGACTTCCATTTTGCATATTGAACCCCATAATGCTCATGCTGCTAAACTGGACAGTCCGCTGTTTGTATGGATACCCGGTAACCCAGGTCTCCTTGAGTATTATGAGGAAATGCTGAAGATGATACACAGGAACAATCCTGAATGGGAGATACTGGGCATATCTCACGCTGGGATGAGCCCTGGTAATCCATTGTTGGGAAAAGGCTctaaaaatacaaaaatataCACACTCGAAGAACAGATTGAACACAAGATTGAAGTGGTAAACAACTTCAGTTCACCTGGGAGACCGATACTTATAATGGGCCATTCTGTTGGGGCATACATTATTCAGAAGGTcatcatttcaaaatgtttaATAGGTCGAGTGATTAAGCTAGGCATGCTGACGCCAACAATTATAGACATCCACACCTCAGAAAAGGGAGTATTATTCACAAAGTTATTTCGCTGGGTCAAGAATTTGCCTCAGCTTGCGGCTTGGGGGAGCGACTTACTGTTCAACAAGATAGTGCCGAGATTTTGTATTAAACCTTTCCTATCATTCGTTATGGGATGCAAAAGGGATAGTAGAGCAGTCGACGCTTCGTCTTTGTTACTTCACAATTCAGGTTTCGTAATGCAAGCATTGGGGTTGGCTCAGTatgaaatggaaataaTTAGAAGTGATTGGCAATTCCAAAGGGAACTACTTGATCTCTGTCGCACGGAAGATATCAGTATCTGGCTTCTTTTCGGTAATTCTGATCACTGGGTGTCTGACGAAACAAGACGACAActgattcatttttacCAAGAGGTGCATGTCAGGCCCAATATATCTATACAAGTTTCGAGCGTAATACCGCACTCGTTTGTGATTGACCACTCCCAATATGTAGTAGATAATTATTTCTGA
- the UTP8 gene encoding Utp8p (similar to Saccharomyces cerevisiae UTP8 (YGR128C); ancestral locus Anc_3.489), whose translation MPSISQPFRLAILPRLTSLTDTSVQTNHIQVADDLFPASNKITIGISESAISQYILNPTPKLVFSIPIPSTNVVTACDIAQLEENLEQDKRKLQEIWCYALKAGKNYTLNVVINDADSESILNSSGELNGSKKLRLKDEVVNLKIQNETIVAVLKCGLILTYDYDLKLLHSMDVLYGNVTVVNHFKEKEKTFMFVMCSLEESKVCFKLFELYTQELTSVPIMELSSIILEDFELIKSKICYQSGRLYRLIGDQMLTYSLPHCQLLQKVQIPMVSESQVISMNPVSPNRILLTLDNIIYLLDLMHNSILFQRELTHVKSFQILKSAVINSQIGSNASNNKTIAIGVANKQDSNSTCSLEMINVDVGTGTVKDSLGKSFQIFNQSAKSYALEPLLTNEELSSLNDDERSRQGNNFDFDDIYRQLVKCGKSASSFDDVFLNELKIRREHYTEEDRYICDQEFLSKVVNLIFENFQKEYPKSLTFLLTHPLFPVDCTRKLLSRLSEHPRLFKQAIVTCPNLPLKELLFELFSIQNGELSLDISLRILQDYTTDMIRDEIKKLSKIEIQNFIDFLINSKDTEIVSNGRQLFQLLSLILDSIGLLTLEGSMLARLSEYIDQQVVIAERNTNSWYLLDDRQAPRVGTFASNSFAKVQKEPAPRYSVEYLDI comes from the coding sequence ATGCCTTCTATCTCACAGCCATTTAGATTGGCCATATTACCCAGGCTTACTTCCCTTACCGATACCTCCGTGCAAACTAACCACATTCAGGTAGCAGATGACCTGTTTCCAGCGTCAAATAAGATTACTATTGGTATTTCTGAGTCCGCTATCTCACAATACATTTTAAACCCAACACCAAAACTTGTTTTCAGTATTCCGATACCATCTACTAATGTCGTAACTGCTTGTGACATTGCTCAGTTAGAGGAGAATTTAGAGcaagataaaagaaaactgcAGGAGATATGGTGCTATGCTTTGAAAGCTGGTAAGAACTACACTTTAAATGTGGTAATTAATGATGCAGATTCTGAAAGTATTTTAAATTCCAGTGGAGAGCTCAATGGCTCCAAGAAGCTTAGGTTAAAGGACGAAGTTGTCAATCTGAAAATTCAGAACGAGACTATTGTCGCTGTCTTGAAATGCGGTTTGATTCTGACTTATGATTACGATTTGAAATTACTTCACTCGATGGATGTACTATATGGCAACGTTACTGTAGTGaatcatttcaaagaaaaagaaaaaacattCATGTTTGTCATGTGTTCCCTAGAGGAGAGCAAGGTTTGCTTCAAACTATTCGAGCTATACACTCAAGAATTGACATCTGTGCCTATAATGGAACTAAGCTCCATAATCTTGGAAGATTTCGAACTGattaaatcaaaaatttgctaTCAATCCGGTAGACTTTATAGATTGATTGGTGATCAGATGCTTACATATTCTCTACCGCACTGCCAATTATTACAAAAAGTCCAGATTCCAATGGTTTCAGAATCCCAAGTTATATCCATGAATCCCGTGTCGCCCAATAGAATTCTTTTGACTCTAGATAATATAATTTATCTGCTTGACTTGATGCATAATTCAATTCTGTTCCAAAGAGAGTTAACGCATGTAAaaagctttcaaattttaaaatCTGCTGTAATAAATTCTCAGATAGGTAGTAATGCTTCGAATAACAAGACAATTGCCATTGGTGTAGCAAATAAACAGGATTCAAACTCAACTTGCTCATTAGAAATGATCAACGTTGATGTTGGAACAGGTACCGTGAAAGATTCCTTAGgcaaaagttttcaaatatttaaCCAATCTGCAAAATCGTATGCGTTAGAGCCTTTATTAACAAATGAAGAGCTTTCCAGCttaaatgatgatgagcGCAGCAGACAAGGGAACAATTTTGACTTTGATGACATTTACAGACAACTTGTTAAATGTGGGAAAAGCGCCTCCAGTTTTGATGATGTATTTCTAAATGAATTAAAAATCAGAAGAGAACATTACACCGAGGAAGATAGGTATATTTGTgatcaagaatttttgagTAAAGTCGTCAATTTAATATttgagaattttcaaaaggaaTATCCGAAGTCTTTAACCTTCCTGTTAACGCATCCATTGTTTCCTGTAGATTGCACAAGAAAGCTTTTATCAAGGTTAAGCGAACATCCGCGGTTATTTAAACAAGCTATCGTAACTTGTCCAAATTTACCATTGAAAGAACTTTTGTTCGAACTTTTTTCGATTCAAAATGGTGAACTTTCTTTGGATATATCTCTAAGAATACTACAAGACTATACCACAGATATGATTAGAGATGAAATCAAGAAGCTCAGCAAAATtgagattcaaaatttcatcgattttctgatcaattcaaaagataccGAAATTGTAAGTAATGGTCGTCAGCTATTTCAGCTTCTATCTCTGATTTTAGACTCAATTGGCTTGCTAACTTTAGAAGGGTCAATGTTAGCTCGTCTTTCAGAATATATCGACCAGCAGGTAGTTATTGCCGAAAGAAACACCAACTCATGGTATCTACTCGATGATAGACAAGCACCCCGCGTAGGAACCTTCGCAAGCAATAGCTTTGCGAAGGTTCAAAAAGAACCTGCACCCAGATACTCTGTGGAATATTTAGATATCTAG